One stretch of Methanofastidiosum sp. DNA includes these proteins:
- a CDS encoding translation initiation factor IF-5A, which produces MGDKKQVEVRTLREGGFILIDDEPCKIIKIQTSSPGKHGSAKARIEAFGVYDDKRRTVVKPTSDKVFVPIIDKKSGLVNAVMSEKIQLMDMESYETFEIPLPSEFSAEEIEGKEVEYHETMGRIKIARIKG; this is translated from the coding sequence ATGGGTGACAAAAAACAAGTTGAGGTCAGGACTTTACGTGAAGGTGGATTCATTTTAATCGATGATGAGCCATGTAAAATTATTAAGATTCAAACTTCTTCTCCTGGAAAACATGGATCAGCCAAAGCTAGGATTGAAGCTTTTGGAGTTTATGATGATAAGAGAAGAACTGTTGTAAAACCGACTTCTGATAAGGTCTTTGTACCTATAATCGATAAGAAAAGCGGCCTAGTCAATGCTGTAATGAGTGAAAAGATCCAGCTTATGGACATGGAAAGTTATGAAACTTTCGAGATTCCATTACCTAGTGAATTTTCTGCTGAAGAGATTGAGGGTAAAGAAGTTGAATATCACGAGACAATGGGCCGAATAAAAATTGCAAGAATAAAGGGATAA
- a CDS encoding S-layer protein: MRIKMLGAALTGALMLGATLAGAASAASVPPKSFFIDPITGEPDVVIAVGATANASDVVSGSLIAAAVGNMATVEETKTVTRSASATFDYMMEYNYSFDRLAKASGGLNFEEYNATTCSDGTLLTAKWYTDYELYSTQFWETAYDQYPSSVYDISVAIAMPREIRNTAGDIVAKELNTLWFSSSPKDWDSKDRIYYRSLNTSRKYYLVSTKTTNAGDPTFPIVKTGGLMSSYAGGSYDNGDTTWDFDGYAFFTTKAWVNVADPTSVAARYNATDDCDYLFGGTGTAMEPHEEIQVILADIENTPDGLADLRGDRGSASGIIYRTAEIRYPLLENGQNICGVTKCDGMVDFDTAIKGYLPQIKFLNKMYTPMFAGATFNTDLGDNGYLGAYFVYGKPYGEKEKIMKVGDAYSFHGWTINLSDVNIYENKAFITVEGPELASPFSFIMVMDSLEDCFACCPDCAVYGGQGSFTSNPTRRNEYDPYMVKITKSKEKDGKSYDLFKYTAFALDGIKTFVGADGTYLAEFNIYAVEDFGWFEDKGCCDPFVTTPNDYGLAITGGWRKVSYDANGSNVGSGTIGWYSWEDGLAPVAPGEEDVYIPEAFVLWQPAPKCNTPCPDANFDTLELQLCDNIDIPDCETEFTVNGPENYFSVTIQDIDYGRANMTLNGATSAGYTQLLGYYGVGAGNNPQPGVYFGHTNSSTTDTDGAKIKISQTTVDTAQSITYTKSVNIDPIELIKLDIEINTASLQKNLVLVGGPVYNSIVRDLGNMGASTVDWATSPGEWEWIADPFGRGYDVLIVAGANREETRLAAQQLVSQLR, translated from the coding sequence ATGAGAATAAAAATGTTAGGGGCTGCTTTAACGGGAGCCCTAATGTTAGGAGCAACATTAGCAGGAGCAGCGTCAGCAGCGTCAGTTCCACCAAAAAGCTTTTTCATTGATCCAATTACAGGGGAACCAGACGTCGTCATTGCCGTTGGTGCAACAGCTAACGCATCTGATGTAGTTTCTGGGTCTTTAATCGCTGCAGCAGTTGGAAACATGGCTACAGTTGAAGAAACAAAGACTGTTACTAGATCTGCAAGTGCTACTTTTGACTACATGATGGAGTACAACTACTCTTTCGATAGGTTGGCAAAAGCAAGTGGCGGATTAAACTTTGAAGAATATAACGCTACAACTTGTTCTGACGGAACTCTATTGACTGCAAAGTGGTACACAGACTATGAGCTTTATTCAACTCAATTCTGGGAAACTGCATATGACCAGTACCCAAGCTCTGTGTATGATATCTCCGTAGCTATAGCTATGCCAAGGGAAATCAGAAATACAGCAGGGGATATTGTAGCAAAGGAATTAAACACACTTTGGTTCTCAAGCTCTCCAAAAGACTGGGATTCAAAGGATAGGATATACTATAGAAGTTTGAACACTTCAAGAAAATACTATTTAGTTTCAACAAAAACAACAAATGCGGGGGATCCAACATTTCCTATAGTTAAAACTGGTGGACTCATGTCCTCCTATGCAGGGGGTAGCTATGATAATGGGGATACCACATGGGACTTTGATGGATACGCATTCTTCACAACAAAGGCATGGGTTAACGTTGCAGATCCAACAAGCGTAGCAGCAAGATACAATGCAACAGATGACTGTGACTATCTATTTGGTGGAACAGGTACAGCTATGGAACCACATGAAGAAATTCAGGTAATCCTTGCAGATATAGAGAACACACCCGATGGTCTTGCAGATCTAAGAGGGGACAGAGGTTCTGCTTCAGGTATTATTTACAGGACAGCAGAAATCAGATATCCTCTACTTGAAAATGGTCAGAACATCTGTGGTGTAACAAAGTGTGACGGAATGGTCGACTTTGACACAGCAATAAAAGGATATCTTCCTCAGATTAAGTTCCTAAATAAGATGTACACCCCAATGTTTGCCGGTGCAACATTTAACACTGACTTAGGTGACAATGGGTACCTCGGTGCATACTTTGTATATGGTAAACCATATGGTGAAAAAGAAAAGATCATGAAAGTAGGAGATGCTTACTCCTTCCATGGATGGACAATAAATCTATCTGATGTAAACATCTACGAAAACAAGGCTTTTATAACGGTTGAAGGTCCTGAACTAGCTTCACCATTTAGCTTCATAATGGTCATGGACTCTTTGGAAGACTGTTTCGCATGCTGCCCAGACTGTGCCGTTTACGGTGGCCAGGGTTCATTCACATCTAATCCAACAAGAAGAAACGAATACGACCCGTATATGGTCAAGATCACCAAATCAAAGGAAAAAGATGGAAAGTCATACGATCTTTTCAAATACACTGCTTTTGCACTTGACGGTATTAAGACATTTGTCGGTGCAGATGGTACATACCTAGCAGAGTTCAACATCTATGCAGTTGAAGACTTTGGATGGTTTGAAGACAAAGGATGCTGTGATCCATTCGTCACAACACCAAACGACTACGGTCTTGCAATAACTGGTGGATGGAGAAAAGTATCCTATGATGCTAACGGGTCTAATGTAGGATCAGGAACCATAGGGTGGTATTCTTGGGAAGATGGATTAGCCCCCGTTGCACCAGGTGAAGAAGATGTTTACATTCCTGAAGCATTCGTTCTATGGCAACCAGCACCAAAGTGCAATACGCCATGTCCTGATGCAAACTTCGATACATTGGAACTCCAGCTTTGTGACAACATTGATATACCAGACTGTGAAACAGAATTTACAGTCAACGGTCCAGAGAACTACTTCTCAGTTACAATCCAAGATATAGACTACGGAAGAGCAAACATGACATTGAATGGAGCAACAAGTGCAGGATACACTCAATTACTTGGTTACTATGGGGTTGGCGCTGGAAATAATCCCCAACCAGGAGTATACTTTGGGCATACAAACAGCAGTACAACTGATACCGATGGTGCAAAGATTAAGATTTCTCAGACAACAGTTGACACAGCACAGTCAATCACATACACAAAGAGTGTTAACATTGATCCAATTGAGCTCATAAAGCTTGACATTGAAATCAACACTGCATCACTTCAAAAGAACTTAGTTCTTGTCGGTGGACCAGTATACAATAGCATTGTAAGAGATCTTGGTAACATGGGCGCATCAACAGTTGACTGGGCAACATCACCTGGTGAGTGGGAATGGATAGCAGACCCATTCGGCAGAGGCTATGATGTCTTAATAGTTGCTGGTGCAAACAGAGAAGAAACAAGACTCGCTGCTCAGCAGTTAGTATCTCAGTTGAGATAA
- a CDS encoding S-layer protein, with the protein MKLRTIGAVLAGAAMIGATVAGAAAAADAPAKSWFIDPATGQPNVTVVVGAQANASDVVSASLIAAAVGNMATVEETASTTKTASVKWEKVGEYRYDIPLRVDYNTANCYNLRPASYYAGYELYSSMYWETAENSWPNPAYDTYVQIAMPSDVRNPAGSLVAKGLSTLWFSNSTKEWDSKDRVYKFTVLTSSGTTVQYELVNVAVAGSPTAGMTRGNAWASGSYDDADGAWDFAYGMFSTRAWVDVYKQTPQTFDSACDYNFGGTGTAMEAHEEIQLIVSDKYESDPGPNGIADFIGDKGSVSGIVYRTAEIRYPLLENGQNICGINKCWGMVDFTTAQKGYLNEIKFLGKMYKPMFAGATWTNTVDGMEYYLGGYFMYGRPYAEAEKIMKVGDVYNFHGWTVTLNDVNIYENKAYITVSGPALTSPFTFIMVMDSLGDCTVCCPDCATYGGKGSFTSNPTRRNEYDPYVKYTTVTKEKSGYSYDFFRYVNFMLDGIKTFVGADGSYLAEFNLYAIEDFGYLEDKGCCDPFVTTPNDYGLAITGGWRRVAMDAEFISPTEATVTVVPWEFATTVVGDYDIDDAYILWKPAPRCTTYCPDANFDTLELQLCDTINIPNCETTYTVNGPENYFTVEVVDVDYGRYNTGALFDSVATTAAIYGPFKAPVLPDALATPQGAAPAYFGLAAVTPYVGQALKDNPDKDGVYLRINMSTAGDTIKYTANVKIDPVELIKLDIEVNTATNTRNLILVGGPVYNSIVKDLVDMGASTVDWATSAGEWEWIADPMAKGYDVLIVAGANREETRMAAEDLVAMLN; encoded by the coding sequence GCAACTGTAGCTGGCGCAGCCGCTGCAGCAGACGCTCCAGCTAAGTCATGGTTTATTGACCCAGCAACGGGACAACCAAACGTAACAGTAGTGGTTGGTGCACAGGCCAACGCATCCGATGTAGTTTCTGCATCATTAATCGCAGCAGCAGTCGGAAACATGGCAACTGTTGAAGAAACAGCATCAACAACAAAAACAGCATCCGTAAAGTGGGAGAAAGTTGGAGAATACAGGTACGACATTCCTTTAAGAGTAGACTACAATACTGCCAACTGTTACAATTTAAGACCCGCTTCATACTACGCTGGATATGAATTATATTCAAGCATGTACTGGGAAACAGCAGAAAACAGCTGGCCAAACCCAGCATACGATACATATGTTCAAATAGCAATGCCATCAGATGTTAGAAATCCTGCAGGTAGCTTAGTTGCTAAGGGACTTTCAACACTATGGTTCTCAAACTCTACAAAAGAATGGGATTCAAAGGACAGAGTTTATAAGTTTACAGTATTGACATCCTCTGGAACAACTGTACAATACGAACTAGTTAATGTAGCAGTAGCTGGATCTCCAACTGCAGGCATGACAAGAGGAAATGCATGGGCAAGTGGAAGCTATGACGATGCAGATGGTGCATGGGACTTTGCATATGGAATGTTCTCTACAAGAGCTTGGGTAGATGTTTACAAACAGACACCACAGACATTTGATTCTGCATGTGATTACAACTTTGGTGGAACAGGTACCGCAATGGAAGCACACGAAGAAATCCAGTTAATAGTCTCAGACAAATACGAATCTGACCCAGGGCCCAACGGAATTGCAGATTTCATAGGCGACAAAGGTTCAGTTTCAGGAATTGTATACAGAACTGCAGAAATTAGATATCCATTACTTGAAAATGGCCAGAACATCTGTGGCATCAACAAGTGTTGGGGTATGGTAGACTTTACAACTGCACAGAAAGGATACTTAAATGAAATAAAATTCCTTGGAAAGATGTACAAACCAATGTTCGCTGGTGCAACATGGACAAACACCGTTGACGGAATGGAGTACTACCTTGGTGGATACTTCATGTACGGTAGACCATATGCAGAAGCAGAGAAAATCATGAAGGTCGGAGATGTTTACAACTTCCACGGATGGACTGTAACATTAAATGATGTTAACATCTATGAAAACAAAGCATACATAACAGTATCAGGCCCAGCCTTAACTTCACCATTTACATTCATAATGGTAATGGACTCACTTGGTGACTGTACTGTTTGCTGCCCAGATTGTGCAACATACGGTGGAAAGGGTTCATTCACATCCAACCCAACAAGAAGAAATGAATACGACCCATATGTTAAATACACAACTGTAACAAAGGAAAAGAGCGGATACTCTTACGACTTCTTCAGATATGTAAACTTCATGCTCGACGGTATCAAGACATTCGTCGGTGCAGACGGTTCATACCTTGCAGAATTCAACCTTTACGCAATTGAAGACTTCGGATACTTAGAAGACAAGGGATGCTGTGATCCATTCGTCACAACACCAAACGACTACGGTCTTGCAATAACTGGTGGATGGAGAAGAGTAGCAATGGATGCTGAGTTTATCTCACCAACAGAGGCTACTGTAACAGTAGTACCTTGGGAATTTGCAACTACAGTTGTAGGTGACTACGATATAGATGATGCATACATACTTTGGAAACCAGCACCAAGATGTACAACCTACTGCCCAGATGCAAACTTTGATACACTTGAATTACAGCTTTGTGACACAATCAACATACCAAACTGTGAGACAACTTACACAGTTAACGGTCCAGAGAACTACTTTACAGTTGAAGTAGTCGATGTTGATTACGGTAGATACAACACCGGAGCACTATTTGACTCAGTTGCAACTACAGCAGCAATCTACGGACCATTTAAAGCACCAGTTCTTCCTGATGCATTGGCAACACCACAAGGTGCTGCACCTGCATATTTCGGACTTGCTGCAGTTACACCATACGTTGGTCAGGCATTAAAAGACAATCCTGACAAAGACGGTGTATACTTAAGAATCAACATGTCCACAGCAGGCGACACAATAAAGTACACAGCAAACGTCAAGATTGACCCAGTTGAGCTCATAAAACTTGACATAGAAGTCAACACTGCCACAAACACAAGGAACTTAATTCTTGTCGGTGGACCAGTATACAACAGCATCGTAAAGGACTTAGTCGACATGGGAGCATCCACAGTTGACTGGGCAACCTCTGCCGGAGAATGGGAATGGATAGCAGACCCAATGGCAAAGGGATACGATGTATTAATCGTTGCTGGTGCTAACAGAGAAGAAACAAGAATGGCAGCAGAAGACCTAGTAGCAATGTTGAACTAA